GCATGGAGGAGGCAGCCGATGCAGGCGAGGCGCTGAAGCTGAGGCACCGCTACCTCGACCTGAGGAGGCCGGAGATGCAGCGGAACCTGATGCTGCGCCACCGCGTCACGAAACTGATCAGGGACTATCTCGATGCGCGCGGCTTTCTCGAGATCGAGACACCCATGCTCACCAAATCGACCCCTGAAGGCGCCCGCGACTACCTTGTCCCGAGCCGTCTCAATCCGGGGCAGTTCTACGCGCTGCCGCAGTCGCCGCAGCTCTTCAAGCAGATCCTCATGGTGGCGGGGTTCGAAAGGTATTTCCAGATCGTGAAGTGCTTCCGCGACGAGGACCTGAGAGCCGACCGCCAGCCCGAGTTCACGCAGGTCGACCTCGAGATGTCGTTCGTAGACCGGGAGGACGTCCTTTCCCTCATCGAAGGCATGATGCAGCAGCTCTTCAAGGAAGCGCTGGGAGTGGAGATAGCGATCCCCTTTCAGCGGCTGAGCTTTCATGAATCGATGGAGCGCTTCGGCAATGACAAGCCCGACCTCCGCTTCGGGCTCGAGCTGAAGGACATGGCGGACCTCGCCGCGAAAGGGACCTTCAAGGTCTTTACGGATGCGCTCCAGGCGGGCGGCATGGTGAAGGCGCTCAACGGCAAGGGCATGGCAGGATTGTCGCGAAAAGAGATCGATACGCTCACCGCCGAGGCGCAGGCCTTCGGGGCGAAGGGGCTTGCCTGGATCAAGGTGAAAAACGGGTTCGAATCGCCCATCGCCAAGTTCTTTCCCGAGGAGGTCCTCAGGGAGATGGCGGCACGGCTCGGCGCCGGAGAGGGCGACCTGATGCTCTTCATCGCGGATAAGCCGAAGGTGGTCTATGATGTGCTGAGCCGCATGCGGCTCGAGCTCGGCAGGCGCCTCAACCTGATCGAGCCCGGCTTCACGTTCGCCTGGATCATCGATTTCCCGCTCCTCGAGTGGGATGACGAGGAGGGGAGATTCCAGGCAATGCACCATCCCTTTACCGCGCCCATGGATGAGGACGCGGAGAAACTCTTCTCTGCCGACCTCTCCACGGTAAAGCCTCGTGACCAGCAGTACGAGCGCCTCGTCTCGGTCAGGGCAAAGGCGTACGATATCGTGCTGAACGGCTACGAGATCGGCGGCGGCAGCATCCGTATTCACAACCAGGAGCTGCAGCAGCAGATGTTCGGGGTCCTGGGTATCGGTGAAGAGGAGGCACGGACGAAGTTCGGGTTTCTTCTCGATGCGCTCCAGTTCGGCGCTCCGCCGCACGGCGGGCTCGCCCTGGGGCTCGACCGGCTTGTCATGCTCGCAGCCGGCGCCTCGTCCATACGGGATGTCATCGCCTTCCCGAAGACGCAGAAAGCGGTCTGCCTTATGTCCGGGGCTCCCTCTCCTGTTGAGCAGAAACAGCTCAGGGAGCTGCACATCAAGGTCAATACTCCGCTGTAGCCGCGAGCGGTCTTCATTATCGTCCGTCTGGCGTTCCGAATCCGGGAGCCGTCGCCATCGTAACGGGCATCCGCCCGTCTCCTGAGCTCTCTCCGGCGATCTCGCGTAAAAGACGCGTATCGTGACGGCAGTCACATCTTTCCATTCCTGCTTTTCTTATCCTACATCAGCTGTTTGAGGACGTGCTGC
This is a stretch of genomic DNA from Nitrospirota bacterium. It encodes these proteins:
- the aspS gene encoding aspartate--tRNA ligase; amino-acid sequence: MIRSKGCGELRESDIGATIGLAGWVYRRRDHGGLIFIDLRDRSGICQVVFSPEVSGAAHEKAHDLRAEYVIAVSGTVRKRPEGTENPQLPTGAVEVYVQQLEVLNEAAPLPFSMEEAADAGEALKLRHRYLDLRRPEMQRNLMLRHRVTKLIRDYLDARGFLEIETPMLTKSTPEGARDYLVPSRLNPGQFYALPQSPQLFKQILMVAGFERYFQIVKCFRDEDLRADRQPEFTQVDLEMSFVDREDVLSLIEGMMQQLFKEALGVEIAIPFQRLSFHESMERFGNDKPDLRFGLELKDMADLAAKGTFKVFTDALQAGGMVKALNGKGMAGLSRKEIDTLTAEAQAFGAKGLAWIKVKNGFESPIAKFFPEEVLREMAARLGAGEGDLMLFIADKPKVVYDVLSRMRLELGRRLNLIEPGFTFAWIIDFPLLEWDDEEGRFQAMHHPFTAPMDEDAEKLFSADLSTVKPRDQQYERLVSVRAKAYDIVLNGYEIGGGSIRIHNQELQQQMFGVLGIGEEEARTKFGFLLDALQFGAPPHGGLALGLDRLVMLAAGASSIRDVIAFPKTQKAVCLMSGAPSPVEQKQLRELHIKVNTPL